The following DNA comes from Candidatus Krumholzibacteriia bacterium.
GCGGAACGCCGCGTGGTTGCGGCGCCCCTGTGCCCCGTGATCGGGTACGGCGAAGACGATCCGCCGGAAGCACGGAGTGGCCGCGCTCGTCCGTAGTGCTCGTGCAGCGGCTTCGGCCACCATCGCGGGATCGTTCCCGAACGCACCGCATCCCCAGGCGCCCAGCACGAGGGCGTCGTGGCCGGTGTGCGCGGCGACACGGAGCACTCGGTCCCACCGCCGTTCGAAGGTCGGAGCCAGCGCGCGGAGTCGTTCGGTGTCGTGCGAGGGGATGCCACCGCGGTTCGGCGCGGGTGCGGTGACGATTCCGACCTCGACCGGGCGTGCGAGCCATGGCTCGGAGGAGCCCAGCCGGAAGAAGGCCACGCGCGGCGAGTGGATCACGTGGTCGGTGTACAGCGTCGACGGGTGGGAACGGTTGGCGTCGTAGTAGTCGGGCTGGAGCAGCAGGGTGGGGAACAACGTACTGCAGCGGCAGAGTTCCTCT
Coding sequences within:
- a CDS encoding TIGR02452 family protein, with protein sequence MKNVHPTAREVLEVIEAGGYETSDGQWVDLTASLRASEAGVRTFTPDEIDFLALDAPAGRTAAGPGSTGPAATDPGSTGHAVTDPAPTVEVTDETTQQACARLAPDFDTAALNFAAARNPGGGFLSGSRAQEEELCRCSTLFPTLLLQPDYYDANRSHPSTLYTDHVIHSPRVAFFRLGSSEPWLARPVEVGIVTAPAPNRGGIPSHDTERLRALAPTFERRWDRVLRVAAHTGHDALVLGAWGCGAFGNDPAMVAEAAARALRTSAATPCFRRIVFAVPDHGAQGRRNHAAFR